In the Puntigrus tetrazona isolate hp1 chromosome 9, ASM1883169v1, whole genome shotgun sequence genome, one interval contains:
- the cryl1 gene encoding lambda-crystallin homolog isoform X2, with protein sequence MVFLSGGYMVKIYDSKPGQASEAITEIRKQIEELQQAKMLRGNLTAAEQLSLLSSHDDLQQAVEGAFFVQECVFEDLETKQTVFREVENLVAESVILSSSTSCLMPSNVFSRVQNRTRCIISHPVNPPYYVRLVELVPHPETLPAVMDVAYSLMTEVGQAPVRLRKEIDGFALNRVQYAIIAESWRLVQDGVISVKDIDLVMSEGLGMRYAFIGPIETMHLNAPEGMEDYLQRYSEGIKRVLNTFGPVPDFSGEPAARIIKEICELIPAEQEHLRARRERRDQLLMGLAKLKE encoded by the exons ATGGTATTTTTAAGTGGAGGATACATGGTCAAGATCTATGACAGCAAACCAGGACAAGCATCAGAGGCCATCACAGAGATCAG GAAACAAATCGAGGAGCTTCAGCAAGCCAAAATGCTGAGAGGAAATCTCACGGCCGCAGAGCAGTTGAGTTTACTCAGCAGTCATGATGACCTGCAGCAGGCCGTGGAGGGTGCATTCTTTGTCCAG gagtgtgtgtttgaagacCTGGAAACAAAGCAGACTGTCTTCCGTGAGGTGGAGAATCTTGTTGCAGAAAGCGTGATTCTCAGCAGCTCAACTTCCTGTCTGATGCCAAGCAATGTTTTCTCTCGTGTCCAGAACCGAACTCGGTGCATCATTTCTCATCCG GTGAACCCGCCCTACTATGTGCGTCTGGTGGAGCTGGTGCCACACCCCGAAACACTGCCTGCTGTAATGGATGTTGCTTACTCACTAATGACGGAGGTCGGGCAGGCACCTGTGCGGCTCAGGAAGGAGATAGATGGTTTCGCTTTGAACCGTGTTCAGTATGCCATCATAGCTGAGTCCTGGAGGCTGGTTCAG GACGGAGTGATCTCAGTGAAGGACATTGATCTGGTGATGTCTGAGGGATTGGGCATGCGCTACGCTTTTATAGGTCCCATTGAAACCATGCATCTCAATGCACCAGAAG GTATGGAAGATTATCTCCAGCGTTACAGCGAGGGCATAAAGAGGGTTCTCAATACTTTTGGACCTGTTCCAGATTTTTCCGGAGAGCCAGCAGCTAGAATTATAAAA GAGATCTGTGAGCTGATCCCTGCTGAACAGGAGCACCTTAGAGCccggagagagagaagagatcAACTGCTGATGGGACTAGCTAAACTGAAGGAATGA
- the gja3 gene encoding gap junction alpha-3 protein: MADWSFLGRLLENAQEHSTVIGKVWLTVLFIFRILVLGAAAEEVWGDEQSDFTCNTQQPGCENVCYDEAFPISHIRFWVLQIIFVSTPTLIYLGHVLHIVRMEEKRKEREEELRKASRLQDEKELLYRNGGGGESGGRGGGGGGKKEKPPIRDEHGKIRIRGALLRTYVFNIIFKTLFEVGFILGQYFLYGFQLRPLYKCARWPCPNTVDCFISRPTEKTIFIIFMLVVACVSLLLNLLEIYHLGWKKVKQGMTNKFAPDRESLPDADEAEAESSRTAPATISYPPDYTEVAVVGGGFLQPVSVPSTAEFKMDPLREELEESSPFYISNNNHRLAAEQNWANLATEQQTREMNAASPSPSSSSSRSSDNGRQSKEAAQHAGVPTSTSGGSTAGPEEGHVTTTVEMHEPPVVFTDARRLSRASKASSARARPSDLAV, encoded by the coding sequence ATGGCTGACTGGAGCTTTCTTGGACGGCTCTTGGAGAATGCACAGGAACACTCGACCGTGATCGGCAAAGTCTGGCTGACAGTACTCTTCATTTTTAGGATTCTGGTGTTGGGAGCGGCAGCCGAGGAGGTCTGGGGCGACGAGCAGTCGGACTTCACCTGCAACACGCAACAACCCGGTTGCGAGAATGTCTGCTATGACGAGGCCTTCCCCATCTCCCACATCCGCTTCTGGGTGCTCCAAATCATCTTCGTGTCCACACCGACGCTCATCTACCTGGGCCATGTCCTGCACATCGTTCGAATGGAAGAGAAGCGGAAAGAGCGCGAGGAGGAGCTGCGAAAGGCCAGTCGGCTCCAGGATGAGAAAGAACTCCTGTATAGAAACGGAGGGGGAGGGGAGTCCGGTGGACGGGGTGGGGGCGGCGGCGGCAAAAAGGAGAAGCCGCCAATCAGAGACGAGCATGGCAAAATCCGCATTAGAGGTGCCTTGTTGCGCACCTACGTGTTCAACATCATTTTCAAGACCCTGTTTGAAGTGGGGTTCATTTTAGGTCAGTATTTCCTCTATGGTTTCCAGTTGAGGCCCCTGTATAAGTGTGCGCGGTGGCCCTGCCCCAACACAGTGGACTGCTTCATTTCCCGGCCCACGGAAAAGACCATCTTCATCATATTTATGCTTGTGGTGGCTTGCGTGTCCCTTTTGCTGAATTTGTTAGAAATCTATCACCTCGGATGGAAGAAGGTCAAACAGGGCATGACCAACAAGTTTGCCCCAGACCGCGAGTCGCTGCCTGACGCGGACGAAGCGGAGGCCGAGTCTTCTAGAACTGCGCCTGCCACCATCAGCTACCCGCCAGACTACACGGAAGTGGCAGTGGTTGGCGGAGGGTTCCTCCAGCCTGTGTCGGTGCCCTCGACGGCCGAGTTCAAGATGGACCCTCTGCGCGAGGAGCTGGAGGAGTCCTCGCCATTCTACATCAGCAACAACAACCACAGGCTGGCTGCCGAGCAGAACTGGGCCAACCTGGCCACCGAGCAGCAGACTCGGGAGATGAACGCCGCCTCCCCCTCcccttcctcctcctcgtctCGCTCCTCTGATAACGGGCGGCAATCCAAAGAAGCCGCTCAGCACGCCGGCGTCCCCACCTCTACTAGCGGTGGTTCGACCGCCGGCCCGGAGGAGGGGCATGTCACCACCACGGTGGAGATGCATGAGCCGCCCGTCGTTTTCACTGATGCTCGACGACTGAGCAGGGCTAGTAAAGCCAGCAGCGCGAGAGCGAGGCCCAGTGATTTAGCGGTTTAG
- the gjb8 gene encoding gap junction protein beta 8: MTWGALYAQLGGVNKHSTSLGKIWLSVLFIFRICILVIAAETVWGDEQSDFICNTQQPGCKNVCYDHFFPVSHIRFWCLQLIFVSTPALLVAMHVTYRKRNVKKGLLANRGGGAKGDDLESLKKRRLPITGSLWWTYTSSLFFRLLFEAGFMYALYYVYDGFQMARLVKCEQWPCPNKVDCFISRPTEKTVFTIFMVGSSAICIVLNVAELAYLIVKALLRCSARAKGRRSFVHQDKMSSEKAHLQNEKNARLLSSASDSSSNKTV, encoded by the coding sequence ATGACTTGGGGAGCACTTTATGCCCAGCTGGGAGGGGTAAATAAACACTCCACCAGCTTGGGAAAGATCTGGCTGTCTGTCCTCTTCATCTTCCGCATTTGCATCCTTGTAATAGCCGCCGAAACGGTCTGGGGGGATGAGCAGTCCGACTTCATCTGTAACACACAACAGCCCGGCTGCAAGAACGTCTGCTATGACCACTTCTTTCCGGTCTCACACATTCGGTTCTGGTGCCTGCAGCTCATCTTCGTGTCTACACCGGCTTTGCTGGTGGCTATGCACGTCACTTATCGCAAACGCAATGTAAAGAAAGGACTTTTGGCCAACCGAGGTGGCGGTGCCAAAGGGGACGACCTGGAGAGCCTGAAAAAGAGGCGTCTACCCATCACCGGGTCACTGTGGTGGACCTACACCTCCAGCCTGTTCTTCCGGCTCCTTTTCGAGGCCGGATTCATGTACGCTCTGTATTACGTGTACGACGGGTTTCAGATGGCCCGTCTTGTGAAGTGTGAGCAGTGGCCCTGTCCCAACAAAGTCGACTGCTTCATCTCACGGCCCACAGAGAAAACAGTCTTCACCATCTTCATGGTGGGATCTTCTGCCATCTGCATCGTGCTGAATGTGGCTGAACTGGCCTACCTGATCGTCAAAGCATTGCTGAGGTGCTCAGCCAGAGCCAAAGGAAGACGTTCTTTTGTTCACCAAGATAAAATGTCCTCAGAAAAGGCGCACTTACAGAACGAAAAGAATGCAAGGTTGCTGTCATCCGCTTCGGACTCCTCAAGCAATAAGACTGTTTAA
- the cryl1 gene encoding lambda-crystallin homolog isoform X1, producing the protein MSSLKGKIITVVGSGLIGRSWAMVFLSGGYMVKIYDSKPGQASEAITEIRKQIEELQQAKMLRGNLTAAEQLSLLSSHDDLQQAVEGAFFVQECVFEDLETKQTVFREVENLVAESVILSSSTSCLMPSNVFSRVQNRTRCIISHPVNPPYYVRLVELVPHPETLPAVMDVAYSLMTEVGQAPVRLRKEIDGFALNRVQYAIIAESWRLVQDGVISVKDIDLVMSEGLGMRYAFIGPIETMHLNAPEGMEDYLQRYSEGIKRVLNTFGPVPDFSGEPAARIIKEICELIPAEQEHLRARRERRDQLLMGLAKLKE; encoded by the exons ATGAGTTCATTAAAAGGAAAGATTATTACAGTTGTCGGGAG TGGACTGATCGGCCGCTCCTGGGCCATGGTATTTTTAAGTGGAGGATACATGGTCAAGATCTATGACAGCAAACCAGGACAAGCATCAGAGGCCATCACAGAGATCAG GAAACAAATCGAGGAGCTTCAGCAAGCCAAAATGCTGAGAGGAAATCTCACGGCCGCAGAGCAGTTGAGTTTACTCAGCAGTCATGATGACCTGCAGCAGGCCGTGGAGGGTGCATTCTTTGTCCAG gagtgtgtgtttgaagacCTGGAAACAAAGCAGACTGTCTTCCGTGAGGTGGAGAATCTTGTTGCAGAAAGCGTGATTCTCAGCAGCTCAACTTCCTGTCTGATGCCAAGCAATGTTTTCTCTCGTGTCCAGAACCGAACTCGGTGCATCATTTCTCATCCG GTGAACCCGCCCTACTATGTGCGTCTGGTGGAGCTGGTGCCACACCCCGAAACACTGCCTGCTGTAATGGATGTTGCTTACTCACTAATGACGGAGGTCGGGCAGGCACCTGTGCGGCTCAGGAAGGAGATAGATGGTTTCGCTTTGAACCGTGTTCAGTATGCCATCATAGCTGAGTCCTGGAGGCTGGTTCAG GACGGAGTGATCTCAGTGAAGGACATTGATCTGGTGATGTCTGAGGGATTGGGCATGCGCTACGCTTTTATAGGTCCCATTGAAACCATGCATCTCAATGCACCAGAAG GTATGGAAGATTATCTCCAGCGTTACAGCGAGGGCATAAAGAGGGTTCTCAATACTTTTGGACCTGTTCCAGATTTTTCCGGAGAGCCAGCAGCTAGAATTATAAAA GAGATCTGTGAGCTGATCCCTGCTGAACAGGAGCACCTTAGAGCccggagagagagaagagatcAACTGCTGATGGGACTAGCTAAACTGAAGGAATGA